In Longimicrobiaceae bacterium, the DNA window CTCGCAGATCGGCTCGGGTGACGTGGACTGGGAGGCGGTGCTGCACGGCGCGGACTGGTTCCACGTCTCCGGCATCACTCCCGCGCTGGGCGACGGCCCCGCGGCGGAGACGAAGCGCTCCATCGAAACGGCTCGCAGCCTGGGCGTGAAGGTGAGCATCGACCTCAACTTCCGCGTGGCGCTCTGGGCCGGGCGCGATCCGCGGCCCGTCATCCGCCCGCTCGTGCAGGGCTGCGACGTGCTCATCGGCAACCCCGGCGCCGTGCAGGCCATGCTGGGCATCGGCCCCGGCCTGGGCCATGAGTCGCCCGAGGTCTTCCGCCAGGTGGCGGGCGAGGTCGCCGACGACCTGGGCTGCCGCATGGTCGCCCTCACGCGCCGCGAGGTGATCTCCGCCAGCGAGCACGGCTGGAGCGCGGCGCTGTTCGACAAGCGCAGCGGGGAGATGCACGACAGCCGGCGGTGGCAGGTGCGCCTGGTGGACCGCGTGGGCGGAGGCGACAGCTTTGCCGCCGCGCTCATCCACGCGCTGCTCGCCGGCCGCGCGCACGCGGACGCGCTGGAATTCGCCACCGCGGCCAGCGCGCTCAAGCTCACCATCCCCGGCGACTTCAACCGCGTCACGGCCGACGAGGTCGAGCGGCTCCTCCAGCAACCGTCCCACTGATCCCCCGGCGGAAGCGAACCATGACCCCCATCTCCAACCAGCCCGCGGCCGGGCGCGACGTTCCCGCCGTGGCACCCAACCCAGACCGCATCCCGGAGACCCTGGCGGGCTTCGGCACGGCCGACGTGCCGCGCTTCGGCTACCGGTGGACGATCTGCGCGCTGCTCTTCGCCGCGACCACCATCAACTACGTGGACCGGCAGGTGCTGGGCATCCTGGCGCCCACGCTCCAGTCGCAGTTCGGGTGGAGCGAGTCGCAGTACGGCGACATCGTCTCGTGGTTCAGCCTGGCGTACGCGTTCGGTTTCCTGGGGATGGGGCGGCTGCTGGACCGCATCGGCGTCCGGCGCGGCTTCGCGTTCGCCATCGTGGCGTGGAGCCTGGCCGCGATGAGCCACGCGATCGCGAAGACGGCGGGCGGCTTCTCGGTCGCGCGGGCGGCGCTGGGGCTGGGCGAGTCCGGCAACTTCCCCGGCGCCATCAAGACGGTCGCGGAGTGGTTCCCCAGGCGCGAGCGGGCGCTGGCCACGGGCATCTTCAACGCGGGCAGCAACGTGGGCGCCGTGCTGGCGCCGCTGCTGGTGCCGTGGATCACGCTCGTGTGGGGCTGGCAGTGGGCCTTCATCGCCACGGGCGCGCTGGGCTTCGTGTGGCTCGTGGCGTGGCTCGCCATCTACCGCTCGCCCGAGGAGCACCCGCGAGTCACGCGCGGCGAACTGGGCTACATCCGCAGCGACCCGGTGGAGCGCACCGAGAACGTGCCGTGGCTCAGCCTGCTGAAGCACCGGCAGACGTGGGCGTTCTTCCTGGGCAAGTTCCTCACGGACCCCATCTGGTGGTTCTACCTGTACTGGCTGCCCAAATTCCTCGACAGTGCGTGGGGGATCAAACTTGGGAACCTGGCGCTGCCGCTCATCGTGATCTACGTGGTGGCGGACGTGGGCTCCGTCGCCGGCGGGTGGTTCAGCAGCATGCTCATCAAGCGCGGCTGGACGGTGAACCGCGGGCGGAAGACGGCGCTGCTCGTGGCCGCGCTGCTCATCGTGCCGACGATGTTCGCGCCGCACGCGAAGACGCTGTGGGTCGCCGTCGCCATCGTGAGCGTGGCCGCCGCGGCGCACCAGTGGTGGTCGGCGAACCTGTTCACGACCGCCAGCGACATGTTCCCGCGCCGCGCCGTGGGCTCCGTCGTCGGGATCGGCGGGTTCGCGGGGGCCATCGGCGGAGTGCTCTTCCAGCGCGCCACGGGCCGCATCCTGGACGCGACGGGCCACAACTACAGCATCATCTTCGTGATCTGCGGCCTGGCGTACGTCACCGCCTGGGTCATCATCCAGCTCCTCGCCCCGCGCCTGGAGCCCGCCCAGGTCGACGCGGTCGCATGACGACTCGGTAGATGCAGGGCAGGGAAGCGGGCACGCCGGAACGCCCGCATCCCCATCCCGAACCTGCACTTGTCTCATCTCCCCGCCGCCGCACGTTTATCGCCCGTCGCTCAGGGCCGATGAGAACCGCGCAGGCGCTGTAGATGTGCGGCGGAGATGCGCGCCGGGCCAAACGGTGGACGGGTGCTCCCACGTCCCCCGATCCGACGGAAGACCTCACGCGGAGGCGCGGAGCCGCGGAGGAACTACCGGATACGTGAGCTGTTCTCCGCGTCCTCCGCGTCTCCGCGTGAGACGCCGTTACAAAGACGCGGAGGAGCTTCCGGCGCGAGGTTTCGACGTCCGCCGATCCGACAGAGGAATTTGTTCCGATCCGGAGCATGCTTTGAATAAACCGATACCTCACGGCCGTGATCGCCGTAGTGGTACGCTAATGCTGAGATCCGGGCTGGATCGCAGACGGTGATGCAGCGACGTCAAATGTGCACGTTGCGCGCAGGCGAGAGGGTGCTTACATTCGGTGCTTATATTGTTCCGTGACAGAACAAAAGAATCGGTGGCCGTCGAACGCTTCCGATCTCGCCCTCCGGTGGACCTTCTCTGCGCCTTTCGCCGCGCCTCCACCGTGACCGCGGTTCCACATCTCGATGCAGACGGACGGCGCCCGCCCCGCGCGATGCCATCCCTTCGATGAACGAACGCGCTCCCGTACGAACGACCGTCCGGCGGCGCGGACCCTCTCGGTGCTCGTTTCCCGTCCGGCACGCCCGGACCGCAGCCGCCCGAACGCAGGTGTCCCGTTGAAGATGCCAGCCGACGCCACCTCCCGCCGCCCCCGGGCAGCGCACGCCGCCCCGGCGCAGCGCGCCTCGCCCAGCGTGCGCGGGTCTCCCCCGCTTCACCCCGAACGCAACGGGAGGCGAGCCGGCCTCTAGCGACGTCCTACGGCGGCCGACCGGCCGACAAGTGCAGCACCCCCGGTTCAGAAACGCGCTACCTACCTCCAGGAGAGTCCACATGCGCTGGACGCGAGCACTGACCCTCTTCCTTCTCCTCCTCTGTCCGGCTCCGGCCGTGCTGGCGCAGTCCGGCACGGGCACGGTGATCGGCACGGTGGTGGACGCCCAGACGGCGCGGCCGGTGGCCGACGCCGCCGTGACCGTGTCGGGCACGCAGCGCGGCGCCGTGACCGGCGCCGACGGCCGCTTCACCGTGGCCGGCGTGCCCAGCGGCTCGCACACGGTGCACGTGAGCAAGCCCGGCTACACCGCGGCCGACCAGACCGTCGCC includes these proteins:
- a CDS encoding sugar kinase; its protein translation is MKRVVSFGEMLLRLSPPGSERFFQSPQLRTWFGGSEANVAVSLAHLGVRSDYVTRLPANAVGDAALSALRAEGVGTRAVVRGGDRLGIYFVESGADVRGMRVVYDRAGSGFSQIGSGDVDWEAVLHGADWFHVSGITPALGDGPAAETKRSIETARSLGVKVSIDLNFRVALWAGRDPRPVIRPLVQGCDVLIGNPGAVQAMLGIGPGLGHESPEVFRQVAGEVADDLGCRMVALTRREVISASEHGWSAALFDKRSGEMHDSRRWQVRLVDRVGGGDSFAAALIHALLAGRAHADALEFATAASALKLTIPGDFNRVTADEVERLLQQPSH
- a CDS encoding MFS transporter, translated to MTPISNQPAAGRDVPAVAPNPDRIPETLAGFGTADVPRFGYRWTICALLFAATTINYVDRQVLGILAPTLQSQFGWSESQYGDIVSWFSLAYAFGFLGMGRLLDRIGVRRGFAFAIVAWSLAAMSHAIAKTAGGFSVARAALGLGESGNFPGAIKTVAEWFPRRERALATGIFNAGSNVGAVLAPLLVPWITLVWGWQWAFIATGALGFVWLVAWLAIYRSPEEHPRVTRGELGYIRSDPVERTENVPWLSLLKHRQTWAFFLGKFLTDPIWWFYLYWLPKFLDSAWGIKLGNLALPLIVIYVVADVGSVAGGWFSSMLIKRGWTVNRGRKTALLVAALLIVPTMFAPHAKTLWVAVAIVSVAAAAHQWWSANLFTTASDMFPRRAVGSVVGIGGFAGAIGGVLFQRATGRILDATGHNYSIIFVICGLAYVTAWVIIQLLAPRLEPAQVDAVA